The Polyangium aurulentum genomic interval GAGCACACGAAGAACCTCGCCGATCGGCCCGAGGCGTCGATCCTGCTCCTCGACACCTCCGATCCCTCTGCGAGCCCGCTCGCGCAGGGCCGCGTCACGCTGCTCGGCGCGTGCCGGCCCGTCCCGGCGGAAGAGGTGGCCGAATGCCGCCGCCTCTTCCTCGCCGCCCACCCCGACTCGGCGCAATATGCCGATTTCAATGATTTTTCGTTCTATCGCCTGGAGCCCGCGCAGCTGCGGTACGTCGGCGGGTTCGGGCGCATGTCGTGGGTCGACGCGGAGTCCTACCGGCAGGCTGGGCCGGCGCCCGCGGACGAGGCGGGGTGATTCACTTCGGGATGCCCATCCCGCCCGGCTGAAGGTTGTCGAAGATCGCCTGCATGTCGCAGAACTGGAGATAGGTCGACATCACGTTCGCGCGCCGGGGCAAAAAGACCTCCTCGAGCGCGGGGGAGATCATTCCATTTTCGTCGATGTGCACCTGGCCGAGGCTCTCGGGGAAGGTGACGCCGCAGCCGAGGTTCCGCTCCGCGCCGATGAACTGGGCCGGGGCGTGGCATCCTGCGCAGGTCTGGACCGCCGCGCGCGCGACGAGGGCCTCTGCGGTGAGCGGATCCCCCTCCGGACAGCCGCCGCCGAGCCCGAATTGCTCGATGTGCATGGCTACCTGGTCCGTGAAGGCGCCGTCGCTGCCAGCCGTCTGGGCATGGGTCAGGTAATCGGTCGAGGCCGGGCCGGCGAGCGCGCTCTCCCCGGCATTGAACATGCTGGCGGTCTGCATCTGGAGCGTCGCCGCCGTCGATGCATTGGCGAGCCCGAAGATGTCGCCATTGAGGAAGTTCATCCTGAATTCACTGGCGTTGATCGTGTCGACGGACGCATCGAACAGCTCCGGTAGCGGGTTGTTCTTCACGGTGACGGGCTCGAGGGAGAGCGGCGTCATGCCTCCGTCGGTGGACGCCCAGAACTCCCGCATGATCCAGGGATCTTGCATGTGCTGGCTCAGCCGGATCTGCCCCCGCGTCGTGCCGTAGCCGCCGTCATCGCTGCCGATGACGCCGAAGTGATCGGGATGGACGAGCGGCAAGAAGCCGGGTAGCCCTTCGAAATAGAATTTTTCGAGCTTCGTCGCGATCGCCTCCGGCTCCGTCTCCGCTTCCAGGCTCGCCCACAGATTGGCCGCGGGCATGCAGCCCTCCATGGCGCCCAGGGGGTTCGTCAGCGCGCCTTCGAGGATGAGGAAGAGCCGCTCGTCGGGGTTGGTCCGCCCCGAGACCTTGGCGTAGACGATGCGGTACTCTCCGCAGGTCATGAGCCCCTGGTTCATGAGATCGATGCGGTTCACGAGCGCGACGGGCGCGAGATAGTCCGGGTGCGCAGGATCGAACAGGCCCGCGCTCTTCGCGAGCGCCCCCTCGACGCGCGGGCAATGGAGCGACGCGCCGTTCTTGAAGGCGGCGTTGTCCGGGCTGTCGCAGTGCCAGTTGTCCGCGAAAACAGCGTCCGCGGTGGAGTTTTGCGTGTCGAAGAGGCGCTTGAGCAATTCCTCGGGGCTCTTGTGAGGGCCCGGGGAGTTGTCGATGAGCTGCTGGAGCACCCGCTCGAGCGAGAAATGCTCGAGGACCGCCGGATCGGTGACGAGCAGCGCAGAGCCGTCGCTCTCGACGGCGCGCGCGGGGTCGCAGCTCGGCGATGAGTCGCCGGGCACGAAGACGTCGGGATCCACGGGATCGATCGGGTCGGAAATGTCGTACCAGCTCCCGCCCCCCGTGTCCGGAGACGTGCACGCCGCGGCGAGCACGCCCGCGAGCATCACCACGAGAGACCCTCTCGCGCCGTGTCGACCCATCTGCATTCGATTCATGCGCCTACCTCCCTCTCCCCAAGCAAAGGATCCGCGATTCGACCAGCGTCTCCTTCCTTTCCGTGGGCGTCAAGACAAGATCCACGCGAGACCCTGCTCTTTACGAGCCCTGCACATTCTGCTACCCCTGACCGCGCTTTCCATGTCGGACGAAAAGAAACTCCCCTCCGGCCGTCTTGGCCGACTCGTACGGCTCGCGGAGCTCGGCGCGCGCACCGGAATCGGCCTCGTGCGGCGCGATTCCGAGGGCGCGGCCGAGCGCGCGGCAGAGATCCTCGGCAACCTGCGCGGCGTCGCGGCCAAGCTCGGACAGATGGCCGGCTACGTCGACGGCCTGGTCCCCGAGGAGCACCGCGACGTTTATCAGCGCTCGATGAAGACCCTGCTCTCGGCGGCGCCCCGATCCTCGTCCGACGCGGTGCGCCGCCTCGTCGAGGAGGAGCTCGGCGCGCCCCTCGACAGGCTCTTTTCCGAATGGGACGAGGAGCCCATCGCGAGCGCCTCGATCGGCCAGGTTCACCGCGCCCGCCTGCCCGATGGGCGCGAGGTCGCCGTCAAAGTCCAGCACCCGGGCGTCGCCAAGGCCGTCGAGAGCGACCTCCAGAATGCCGGGCTCGTCGAGGGCGCGCTCGCGATGATGGGCACGCGCAGGCTCGACTCGAAGAACGTGCTCGAGGAGATCCGCACCCGTTTCCGCGAGGAGCTCGATTACACGCTCGAGGCCGATCGACAGAAGACCTTCGCCCGCGCCCACGAGGGCGACCCCCAGATCATCATCCCGCCCGTCATCGACGATCGATCCGGGCGCCGCGTCCTCACGACGGGATTCGTCCGCGGCAAGAGCCTCGACGAGGCGAGCCGGCTGCCCGAGGCGGAGCGCGAGGAGATCTGCCGCACGCTATGGCGCTTCGTCTACAAGGGCTGCCTCGTCGCCGAGATGTTCAATGCCGAT includes:
- a CDS encoding ABC1 kinase family protein; translated protein: MSDEKKLPSGRLGRLVRLAELGARTGIGLVRRDSEGAAERAAEILGNLRGVAAKLGQMAGYVDGLVPEEHRDVYQRSMKTLLSAAPRSSSDAVRRLVEEELGAPLDRLFSEWDEEPIASASIGQVHRARLPDGREVAVKVQHPGVAKAVESDLQNAGLVEGALAMMGTRRLDSKNVLEEIRTRFREELDYTLEADRQKTFARAHEGDPQIIIPPVIDDRSGRRVLTTGFVRGKSLDEASRLPEAEREEICRTLWRFVYKGCLVAEMFNADPHPGNYFFGEDGKVAFIDFGCVQPIPERRRPLARRLHRAANDRDERAFAEAAKLMLETRGGAHEMRVLGYIRRAFEPQFASPYRITRTYVASLVDHMKEAGKETLQAADDSFVPMPEGMLFMNRLQFGFYSVLARLDASVDYAAVERSFLP
- a CDS encoding HugZ family protein, whose protein sequence is MSSDREQIAAGKEGESEGQGAPSGTRTPARGPSHAERARGLAERARWGALSTVARDPAGFPYGSLVATAVDARGRPLLLISRLAEHTKNLADRPEASILLLDTSDPSASPLAQGRVTLLGACRPVPAEEVAECRRLFLAAHPDSAQYADFNDFSFYRLEPAQLRYVGGFGRMSWVDAESYRQAGPAPADEAG